One Salvia splendens isolate huo1 chromosome 1, SspV2, whole genome shotgun sequence genomic window, CAGGATCGACAAGCATTAACAATAATTGAAAAAACTTCCAATGAAAAAACTTGCCAGAAAAAACTTGGGAAAAAAAGCAATATTGCACTGTACAAAATATCGACATTTTATCAAAAAGCAGCTTTCTAATTAATCTTAAGAATTATGTCCTTTTTGACACAATATTTTCTATACAATAGCGTCGACATGGCCTCATCGCCAACTTAACCGAATCCAAACCCTTCGTTGCCTTCGTGAATCGCAAACAGTAGCCTCTCCTCCAAATGCTGTTTAGATGGGTATTCTGGTAGATCCAACTGGTTGAAACTGCATACAAGAACGTCGACGATTAGAGTTCAATCGGAAATCAAGCCGTTTACACAATATAACAGAACGATATAAACAAAGGCTGACCATGTGTGAGCTGAAGGTAAGTGATCTTGACTGCCATATGCCTTGTGAATCTGGAATTTTTGAGATCCTGAAATTCCTTGCAGTGAACTAAATCCTTCCAACGGCACCTGCACCATAAAGTGTTGCTTAATATGAATCAACCATAAGACATATTTCCCTCTGTCCACAACGAATAGACTCGGTAGTGGacaacacgaattttaatgcaaaactggtagagtgagagtgagagtgagagtgagagtgagagtgagagtgagagtgagataAAGGCGGTCATGGAACGAGAGAATATGACATAATAAGAGGTGCAGCAACTTAATATTGTCATTTTCCTTGAGAAAAAGATTTACCAAAACTAATCCAATCTGCTTAAGTTTTTAACTGTAGTAAAAGTGGCTTATTTTGATCGAATTGTCAGGGATGGACATTTTGGTTCCCAAAAGGATCCAAGACAAAATACCAAACCTACATATGGCTCGTTGCTTTAAAGCGCTAGGAAGGTCCCGTAAAATATGCATACAGAAAGAAAGTACCTTCGAGGTCCCAGTCACAAATTGTAGTAGGCGAGCCTTATCTTCTTTACTGAAAGCTTGAACAACTTCCCAGAACCATTGAATGGCAGGGGAAGCAGCACTATAACCAGAGTACTCGGTGTTTGCCCTCAGATCATCCACTGGAAGGCATTCATTATTTGCATTAGTTTATAATAATGGTTGGTGCGGTAACTTACGCAATCAGAGGGGTTTTCAAGAGATGATAGGGGATGCAAAAGATAAAGTAGGAGTACTCACAGTCAATGTCTGGCAGCCCACTTATAAGGAGTTCCAGTTCCTTGTCGTGGAAAATCGATATCAAATCACGAGGTATTAACTCATTGAAACCTTCCATAAATGCATTAATCTGAGGACGAATAGCAGTAGTCAATCGATGCTCAGCAACTAAATCAACATACTGGTGCTTGTTTTCCTCGGTCACTCTAATATTTCGACCACCAGCAATCAGTTCATAGTCAGTTACCTGAATACAAGGCCACTCAATTAGCAAACAAGACATTTTGTAAACCTATCAAGTCATTCAACCAGAAAATATACATACTTGGGTACGCTCATACAGAATTAGCTTCTCCTCATCAGCATCAATGCTAAATGTTAAGTCCGGAATATCACTAATATCATTCTGCAATGACAGCATATAAAATTCAGATCAGATGCAACAAAAACAGACTGAGTTGAGGCCTCATGGATAGGGGAGATTTTCAATATGATTACCTCAAGCATCCATTTTAAATTCTTAAAATAATCTGGATCAATAGCTTCAATGTCATGATATGTCACTTTAACCCCAAGAATGTGCTTGTAAAATGACCGAGTGAAGTGCACATCAAGGAGCTGCCCATCAAATAGTGCCTTCCCCACCTGTAACATGATTAAAAGCATTAGATTTTCCTGTTAACCAGCTCTCTGTCACATCTGATGAAAACGAGAAATACTTACAACTCGGCCAATAAACTTGAAGTAAGAAAGATGCTCGGTTTGGTAAACAGAGTTAGGGTTTGGCTGAAAAGTGGATTCATTCCCAACTGTGGTAAATAGTAATGCCCCCTTGTCAAAGATTACTCTGGACAACAACTGATACCATTCCCTGGTAAGGCCACCAGCATCAATCCCTTCCTCCCCTTGGAAATGAACAGTCAATCTACCTTTCAGATCTTGTGCTGATCTCATACGCAGTTGATTGTATGAATCTTCAAGAATGTAAGCTCTTCTAACAGATATTCTGAGAGGACTGTGGTGATGGTCGTGTTGATGTTTGATCTTGGACCGGAAGTGAGCCCTTTTGTTATCGAAATCAATAAACCGAGGAACCTTCAGCATGAGTGAAAACGACTTTTCAAGTAATCCAGGATTTTGCCTTATGAAGGCATTGAGAAGCTTTCTATGCTTTTCAGAGAACCTTAAGAAAGCAACATGTTTCTCATCCCCTTTCATTGAAGTTTCTACAGACTTCTGTTGACTAGCAGATGCACCAGCCTCATCAACATCAGAAGCTGAAGCAACTCCAAAATCATTGCCTGCACCTGACTGGCCAGGGTGCAACTTCTCACACGCTACGAAGAAGGATTCAATATATGGTAATACATTCTGGGTACCTGCAGGAAGTGGAGGCACCGAGTTTGATGGCTTAACAGCAGAAGGTGACAAATCAGGTGCTACATCTGAATAGTTCTCTATTTTGCCGATGCAGCTGCTTAGCTCCTGCCATAGAGGCTCAAGGGCTGTATTAATATCCCAAACTAgagaaatagtagtattatgcTCAGTATCAGGGATAGTCTGATGCTTTTTGTCCTTATCGAGAAGTAAAACTACTAAAGAGCTCAGTGCCTGCAAGACCCTGAGAACTGGAGCCCCATGAGTAGTAGTGCTAAGGAGTGCTTTCTCTACGTCCCCAAATATGCGCAACTCTTCTATCGCTGAATGGGTAAGGCTTTGAACTGAACCAGCAAGCTCACTGACAAAGAGATGACAATGGATAGGAGCAACAGCCACCAGCTTTTTTAAGACATCTGCCACGAGCGTGTATGCATTATCTGATAGGCTGGAGATATGAAGAAAAAAGTTACAAATTGCATGAGCAATATAGCAACAGAACCAATCAAACATAACTTCAGGAAAGCAGTAATCATATAGTTAAAAGTAAACAAACAGCAAACAAGCAACAAAGCCAATGGGAAATTTAAATTGTCCCAACTCTGTATGATAACTAACAATCAATTACCATTCAACAAGACACTGTATCTATAgaaaaattatgataatatgCTAGTTCAATCAGATGCAAACTCTTCTAGTGCAACTATAGATTTAGAAAATGACAGCTTATATGATCATCCCATCACAACACCCTGTTGTTTTATTTATAGCATATTTTTTCAGAAGAAACTTATGATGATCACAACCAGAAAAGTGAAGCATTCTCTAGAATCTAAAGAAATAAATGCAAAGGTGACTAGGTGAGTTACACCTTGATTAAAGTGAACGAATCATTGTTCAATAAGGTTCACAAGTTTAGGTATAAAGCTGAATTTACAGAGAGTGTGGATCTTAAGAATAGGTATCTATAGATCTACAACGTAGAAGTAGTGAAAAATCCATAAATCTCAGCTCACCCTTCACGTGCAAGAAGTGAGCACAGTAGCTGAAGTTCTGGATTAggcaagttgttcagaacactTTCAGCAGTTTGCTTGTTATCACCTTCAGAAGATGTTGCTTGCATCAAAGAATTAACCTCTCCTGAAGCCGTAGAAGATTCTACATTCATCTCAACAGGTGTAGAGGCCTGAGGGTCAGATGGCTGCTCAGAAGCAGATGAACCTGCCTCATTACATGGATTTGATTTCCTCTCACCATAGTCAATAACAACATCCAACAGATTTAGGAGCTGCAACAGAACAATAATAAgccatataaatccaaaagataatgtaaCTAGGTAAATTCCTGTTTTCTTAAAGTTGTTAGCAATGACACACCTGCTCCAGATGAGCGACACTTCTCAGATAAAGTGACTGGTTTAAAAGGCTCAGCAGCAATGTGAAGGATGCCTGCCCTTCCTTCGGCTCATCAAGAAGCATAACAGCTTTTCCCCGTTCATCATCAGAACCCGATGACTCCTTAAACTGTGGCAATCTGAACTCAAGTAATAGCTTGGCAACCATAGGATGATTACGAGCTAAGTAGGTAAGGGTCTCCAGAGCTCTCCGAGACACCAAAGGCGGCACACCTGTTAATGGAGAAATGCATGAAAGTGGCATATTCAAACATCCCATATATCGAagatataaaaaataagaaaatggaaaaaagaaatTCGAGATATTAATAATGTGATCATAGAAGCAAACATTCCTTCCACACTTACCTATTATATATCAtccaacaaatgaaaaaaaaaccaaCAGTCCATTTAAACTGGAAGAGGAATTGATAAAGGAAAATGTGCTTCAAAATAGATCGGTGGTGATAAATGCAGCCAGAAAATTAGTGAATGAAATGGAGGTTAGTTATATAAGGCTTACAATTGAAGCAATAAATAGAACAAAAATACCTACCATTGACGTATTGAGGGCGAGAATACATCACATGACTCTGGCATGCGTACAGCCTATAAGGGGGTTCCACAGCACTCAGATCAGTAAGATATTTCTTTTTGTCTAGCATCAgcaagtccaacaaaatttttAGCAAATCATTTCTAGTATCAGCATGAGCACATAGATTTAGGAGAAGTCTCTGCTGACTCTTGTAAAGCGGCTGCAAAATGTAGACAggttaattaatatatattacaCAGAGGAATACAATGGCAGAGCTTCAAGAAAGCCATAAGAGTACCTGAATAACACGAAGCAACCGGATCAATGCTTTCAAACCTTCTGTGTCAACTAAAGGGGAGCCATCTGCCTCAACTGGCTTAACACCGACAGACCGACGAGATAGTGCACCGCCAACTCTGTCCAAGCCATCGCCTCTTCTAGAGGACTCACCCCGACGGTTTCGGGGATATAATCCAAATAATGTCTGATTATATCTACGTGCAAACCTTTCTCGTAACATGTTTGCTTCAGCAACAAGAGCAGGCGTCAAATTTGCAAGAACAGCATCAGAGGAAGTTAGGAGAACCTGCATTACAAGGAAAATAGAGAGAGCAAAAATATAAGAATAACAGGAGATCCATATGTTAATCTTGAACAAAAGAAAAGCCATGATGAATAATCTACAGATAAACTCATCCGGATGCATACCTCTTCCCGTATGTCGGAAGGAAAAGTTGCAATTATTGAGACCGTATCCATCTCAACAGGCTGACCTTCCAATTCTTGGGCTTGATGCACCCTTTGCGCCCTTTGTTGTGCCAGAACTTCTTCACGTATATCAGGGGGCAGCGCTGCAAGAAATTCTGGATCTATATCACCATTATTTTGTGGCTCAGGATTTTGCACCTGTGTAGCTTCACTTGGTTGAGCAGAAAGAACCTCAGTACGCAACTCCTCAGGAAGTGCATCAAGAAAAGCAGGATCAATAGATTCAGCATCCTGGTTATGTTGCTCCTCCTCAGACGGGCCAGTTTGATCATTTTCCCGAATTGGATCTTCAGAAACTTCAGTGACACTGTGGAGAGATGCATCTCCCCCTCCTATTGATGCATTATTACTGAATAATGGAGCAGCTCTCCTCAATCGAGCATCACCACCAATTTGTCTGTCCCCACCATCATCATGGCCATCGGCACTCCCAATTTCAACATCTAGACTACGTAAGCTCTCATCTAAAGTTGCCCCACTTCCACTACTCTCTTGGCTCACTGCTCCAACATCACGCAATACATCAGTATGGTCATATTGAGCTTCAACAGATTGAGATTGTTGTCTACTTGACGTTTCTGTTCCACGATTAGGATCATTTGTAGCAGGAACATTATCAGTACTTCGGGTACTGTCCAATGTCGTCGAGGAAGGAGGAGCATTATTACCACCAGCATTACCTTGATTTTcagcagtcctctcagcaaatTCAGATGACGGACtctcttcatttttattttgagattCAACAGCTGTAGTGTTATTTGGAGTCTTTCCAGCGGAGGGACACCTCAGACTGGATACAAGTACTTCCTCAAGACCTTGGGGAATAACTGCAGAGCTTGACCCACCACTTAATTGGCCCTCATTGGACAATAAATTAAACCGATGTCCTTGACGCCCATTACGGAGTGATCGGAATATGGAGTCCAACCGTGACAAAGAACCCTCGGCATTTCTATCTGAATAAGCATCACGGTCATTCTCTGTGAAGAAGTAAATGAAAATAAGACACCATTAAGTTTTCTGTTGAGGAAAAAAATTGTTGctgaaaaaaaatgtcaaaataaaCTGAAGTAAAATGACTGCACCTGACAACCTAGGTGGACCTGCAGTCAGTGAAGAATGTGGTTCCACCAGAAGTGGATGCTGCGAAGGAATATTGGTATCACCACTTCTTCCCAACAGATTATAGATGGACGTGGTTCGATGCCTGGAGCCAAATATTTCAACTGGCATAACATGAAAAGTTTCGTTGGCAATACTCTCTCTGCCAAAAACCTCTATGTGGTCAAACACATTTACTCCATTCATTCCCTCACCTAATCGCACTATAACACCATCCTCGTCatcctcttcatcttcatcctcttcCATCACCTCTTCATCAAACTCATCTTCATCAATTTCATGGTCATCTTGATCCGTATCTGGGTGAGGTAGGTGATGAGCTTCATCTTCTTCTATATCATCATGATCATCATCTGCATCATCATCGTCATCGTCATCTACTTCGTCCCCTTCATCTCCAGACatctcatcctcatcctcatcatcttcatcaaggTTCCCTTGTACGCCAGAGCGAATTTCAAATCTTATCCCCACAGTATCATCAAGATTCTGTGTTCCCTCAGTATTTTCCTGCATATAATCATCTTCTGCAGCAGCAAAGCTTCCATCAATATCCTGGTCATGCTCCATATCATCAGTCACAGCCTCCGAACCACCATAGTTCTGGACACCGTGGAACAACTCATTCTCATCTGTTGGCATTAAGTTTTCATTGGCATGGACTGTAGCATCCGCAGTTTGTGAGCTAGCACCATTTTCATCCCTAGGTTGTTGGTTAGGATCAGTAGGTTTCAATCGCTCTCCTCTGGCACTGGTAGACTCAAACGCATGGACATGCTCTTTGCTTACCGACTCCAAAACTTTCACAATTCCAGTAACAACCTTAGGTGAATCAGTATGATCCAGGTCTAACACACGCAGTGTTCTGGTGAGCGAGTGAACAAGACCAGCCTCTATAAAAGTAACAGAAGCTTCTGCTGAAATGTAAGAACCTGAAGGTGTCCGAGCAGCCATCACATCATTGAGAAGATCAGTTAGGGCCTGAATATCAGGTCTCGGGACCCTAAAACCATTATATGAATCAACAAATTCGTTAAAAACATTACTGATCTCAGTGAAGATTCGTTTCCTTGCTTCAGTTGAGCGAACACCAGATGCAACAAGAAAATGGTTGGCTTTACTAGCCAGTTTTTGACGCCAATCAACTTcaattttcttctcttttttctgAGGTTTAGAGTATGGTAGAAATTTGTGAAGAACATGATGGAAAATCCCACGAGATAAGCAAGCATTTACACCCTTTTGAGGAGTTCCCTTGTAGCTGCCAACTTCGGCATCTTTTCTTACAAGGATATGAACAGATGACGAATACATTAAAAGAATCTCTGTCAAGAGCTTCAATATAAAAACCACCTTAGCCAATGAAACGGAGGATTCTTGATTGCTAGCAACATTTAATTCAGACACGGAAGCAACAGCTTTTCCTTTACCCTTGCTTGCAGAAACATCAATTTCCATATCTGTTGATGCCAAGCCCACTTTACTAACAGATTCATCTTCCAGAGGAGTGAAAGATATAACTGAATCCAACAGAACATCAATGACAGTGACAAAACTCTGAGGAGGTTTCTTGTGTGTCTTAGAGTTCTTGCAATTCGCATCAAGAAGTTTTCCATGCCCACTACCAAGAGCTGCAGATATTTGTGTGCCAGAGCTTACCTTAGTATCATTAGCTTGTTTCTCCTTTTCCTCTGTTTtatctttctccttctctttcttATCCTTCTCGCGATCTTTTATCAACACCACATATGGCCTCTCACCAACCATCTCAACCTGACAGACAGCCTTAGCAGCTTGTATAAAAGCTACTGGATCCCGTTGAAGAACTGAGCTTAAATTTGACAGAAAATTTCGTGGAGTAAGCCTTCCCCTAGACTGTCTGTTAGCAACAGTTATGAAACTATGACGTATCTCAGACTCCATTGCTTGCTGTAGGGTTTGAGAATCCTCAAGAATGTGACGAATTATAATAGCTGCAACATTGTCAAAGCCAACGAACAAACTACTTGCAGGCAAAGATAGAAGCAAATGTAGACCTCCAGCATCCAAGAAACTAATAGCAACTGAGTGAGTTCTTGTCAGGGTAGAAGAGAGCTGCAGAACAGCATGCATTGTTTCAGAAGGTAATTGCTTTCTGAAGAAACCACAAGCAATTTCAATAAGTCTCTTTTGCTCCAGTAAATCTAAATACTTCAATGGCGTCCCCAAAGATAATTTGTTCTGCTCATCTTCCTCAATGACAATAGATGTTTGGTTACCTGTATCGTTCTTCTTCAGAAGTTCTATCACGTCAGCATTTAACTTGGTATCCACTTGAGCGAGACGGTCAACAGCAATAAAAGCTGAAGTTACCCATTTTGGGACTTGAGGTGATTCCTGCCCATCTGAATTAATCCATAGCTGGAGAAGATCTGATGCAACTTTAACCAAACCACTCTCGGAAGCTAATTCACGTGCTGCTGAGTCTTCATTGAGAATTAAAGCAAGAACATGAAAGAAGGCAGAGAGCATTTTCTGATTCCCGCTATCGGAAATGTTACCACAAAGCTTCACTTGTTCAATGATAAAGGAAATGACTCTTGGTCTCTCCTGGCCATCATTATGTGAGCAAATCATGACAAGGAGATCCCTAACAGGGAAAGCTAAGGTCTCCTTCATTTGCAAAAGCATCCTGCATGTCAACAGTAGCTCATCAACTGGGGGGAGTTGCACTAGTTCCTCTCCAACATTCTGAGTATCCTCAGTTGTGCCCTCTTCCTTTGTCTCTGTTGCAGAATTTCCAAGAGACATTGCAAGTGCCCGAGCAAGTTCATCATCTTCTTGGGCTTCCTCAGGATGTGAAAATAACCATTCCATTGCAAGCTCCACACTATTTGAACCAACCTGTCTTAGAGCCTCTTCTGCCCTAGACCTTGTGAATCCCATCTCTACTATTGTTGAAATAGTTGTTTCATTTGGGGGTGGACCAGTACGACCACCCACATTAGTAGCAACACTTTTGACTTCCACTCCAGAGAATACATGCTTAAAAATGTTGACAATTGCCGTGATGAATTCATAATTACATTCATGGAACCGAGGGTGGGTCCAAACAGGAAGCACGGCCTTCAATACCATGGACTGGAGAACTTTCACAAATGTTTCTGCATCACGAGGAAATGGAATGTCCCCAGGCACTAGAGGCTGTGTAAGCAAATGTTTGTTGAAAGGTGATAATATATAGGACGAAGTCACCAAGTGGTCCAAAAGCTTTCCATAGCTAGCTGAGGGTCCATAAGTCCACAACTGATCAGCTTTTTCAACATCACTTTGCTTCCCTTCATCGGTCTCCATTGGAGATGCAGGAGCCCTATTGATGGCAAAGGGCAACTGACTGGTAGCCTCAAATGTAGTCAAGACCATGCGAATAACTCCACATCCatataaacaattcaatatGACAGGATTACATGAGTCAGGCTTGTCCAAAAGGATACTATCAATGAACTCAACAACCTTGCCATAGTATCGGCATTTAGTTGAAACCGAATCCTCAGCTCCAGAAGGATGAACATGCCCGCCAAAATTCATGTGATCCATGGCTATTGAAGCAAAGATAGAAGCCACTGATTTTGAAGAGGGAGACACAGTGAGCATATCATCCCTCCGACGAGATGGAAGCAACATGACCTTCCCCAACTCTTGAAACAAATGGGTAATATGAATTGATAATGATGATACCATATCACAACAAGACTGATGGTATGACCTCTGGGTATCATTATCCTTTCTAGAACTGGATTCAATCAAAGCAGATGAGCCAGATACATCTTCTTCCTGATTGACTTCGACCTGTAAGTTAGAAGGTTCATCGACAGTCTGTCGTTGGTGAAGACTTGAGGAACGGGTAAGGTCACGATAGAGATTTATGAGGTCAAAAAACTGGGATTCAAAGCTCCatccagaagtcctcctcctAAGTAAAGGATCAAGGAACTGCCTGAAGGAACTCAACCTTGGGTCTTCGACATCATTAATGCCAAATTCGGACTGTCGAGAAGCATTAACAGTACCAGTGAGTTGATCCCCTGTTTCGGCCTTTGTTTCTTCAAGCAATGAAATTTGCCATAAAACTTCACGATGGATCCGGCCAATATCTTCCAGGACGTCTTTATTTTCATTACCAAACTCAGTAAGCAATGCCGTTACCCAACGATTATCTTTTGAGGCAGCAAGAAATAAGAGGAATTCCACGAGCGAGAGGGAAGAGAATATCAAAGGGTCTGGGCTGGCCTTAGGATCCAGCAAAAAGGATCCAGAACTGGCACTGGTCCTAGACAGAGTTTCTTTCAAATGCTCACGCAGAGAAGAGCATATAGCACGAGCCAGAGGAGTGGAATGATGCTGGGTAAAACACTTGAATACCATAGTGCTGTGTAGAGCTATTGACATCCCCTCAGATGATTGAGTAATACTTGGGCGTAAAAGAAGTTTCAGTAAAGATTCAATGCCAGACTTCTCCACAAATAAACGACATGTTTCTGAATTTTCCATCGTCCTGTGAACTAGAACAATCACATGAAAGATGTATAGCTGAATACACTGCTCATCACTGATAACTTGAACAGCCCTATCTGATGTAGAATCCCCTACATTTTCCTTGTCATCAGATTCAGTAGAGTCCATATCCATTGCGTCACTTCCATCAGGTTTTCCTGACGATCCAGAGTACTTTGCGTCCCCGAGCAATGCtatcttattaattatttcaattatcaGATCAACACCAGTACCTCTCAATGAAGCCACGTGCCGGAATAGCTCTTCCAAAGCATTCGCTAGAGGAATAATGCTTTCACTCATGGCCGTCACATACTTTTTGTCAGTGAAAATGTCAACAAGGAAGCGTAAAGCAGAAGTTTCTCTTACAGACTCCAGACCCTTGGAGTTGAGGCAGATAGCACCAAGACCATTAGGAATACAAGTGATGGCTTTTGAAGCAGGAAGTACTCCAATCACAATGGATGATAGAAACGCAGATGGAAGGCCCAAGTCAAACAGAACATTAAAACATGTCGGATCTTTGTGAATCATTTCACTCATAAGAGTCACAGCTGAGTAGTAGATCTCACCTCCAAACTTTTCCTTGTTACTGAAGAGCATCGACAAGATGGGAGTTAAAGAAACATCATAAGAATTATGTGACCTCGCAGAATTTGCCGTGGCATAAGTGGCAGAACCAAGTGTTTTCAACAATGCCCTAATCAATCGCTTCTGATTGTATAACTGGTCACTATTATAGTTTGGGCATTCTCCTGTTACCATAGAGCTATCCTTTGATCCAGTGTAGTCAATCACTCTATGCACTTCAATCTGTAATCTTTGAACCAAAAGCTCCACCCCGCCTAAATCTCTGAAAAGGGTGACCGCTGTATTGCTGTAGTCCATGAGCTTCTGTAGAGTTTTTGCAGCTAAACAGACTAGATGCAACCGAGAAGGATCTGAATCTTCTAAAAGGGGTAAGAAGGTCGGTACCATCCCAGAACCCCTAACAACACTTCCAGAACTTGAAGAAGATATGACATGAAGCAAGTAGAACTGCAGAAGTGCTTCAATGAAAGTAACAGATGACAAATCAATTGAGTTATTTAATGATACAATCGCTCTTTGCAGCACATTGAGGAGAATCATACGATTACCACCTGCAAAACTGATGCTTGATCCACTCAATATTCGTGCTCTTTCATGAGATGCCGAATATGCAGCTAATTGTGCACCCAATGCAGTCATTGCAAGTGTTCTTATGGTCCCTGATATGTTTTCTTCAGATCTCACAATTCTAATCAATTCATTTGTATATTCTGGCTCATTAGCGAAAA contains:
- the LOC121753783 gene encoding E3 ubiquitin-protein ligase UPL2-like, with the translated sequence MASIRSSLPSRLRQLLSSEGAIGPSLKLDAELPPRIKAFIDKVIQCPLQDIAIPLSGFRWEYGKGNFHQWRPLFLHFDTYFKTHLSSRNDLLLSDDILGDASPFPKQAVLQILRVMQIILDNCHNKSSFSVIEHFKLLLASTDPEIITATLETLSALVKISPSKLHVSGKLVGCGSVKTCLLSLAQGWGSKEEGLGLYSCVTLHESTQEAGLCLFPLEAPNDSDKLQTRVGSTLYFELRDTSPIDVETSDNTNSSGVRVIQIPDHQLQEQDDLSLMKFCIEHYNVPSDLRFPLLTRIRYARAFRSSRICRLYSKICLLSFIVLVQSSDSHDELVSFFANEPEYTNELIRIVRSEENISGTIRTLAMTALGAQLAAYSASHERARILSGSSISFAGGNRMILLNVLQRAIVSLNNSIDLSSVTFIEALLQFYLLHVISSSSSGSVVRGSGMVPTFLPLLEDSDPSRLHLVCLAAKTLQKLMDYSNTAVTLFRDLGGVELLVQRLQIEVHRVIDYTGSKDSSMVTGECPNYNSDQLYNQKRLIRALLKTLGSATYATANSARSHNSYDVSLTPILSMLFSNKEKFGGEIYYSAVTLMSEMIHKDPTCFNVLFDLGLPSAFLSSIVIGVLPASKAITCIPNGLGAICLNSKGLESVRETSALRFLVDIFTDKKYVTAMSESIIPLANALEELFRHVASLRGTGVDLIIEIINKIALLGDAKYSGSSGKPDGSDAMDMDSTESDDKENVGDSTSDRAVQVISDEQCIQLYIFHVIVLVHRTMENSETCRLFVEKSGIESLLKLLLRPSITQSSEGMSIALHSTMVFKCFTQHHSTPLARAICSSLREHLKETLSRTSASSGSFLLDPKASPDPLIFSSLSLVEFLLFLAASKDNRWVTALLTEFGNENKDVLEDIGRIHREVLWQISLLEETKAETGDQLTGTVNASRQSEFGINDVEDPRLSSFRQFLDPLLRRRTSGWSFESQFFDLINLYRDLTRSSSLHQRQTVDEPSNLQVEVNQEEDVSGSSALIESSSRKDNDTQRSYHQSCCDMVSSLSIHITHLFQELGKVMLLPSRRRDDMLTVSPSSKSVASIFASIAMDHMNFGGHVHPSGAEDSVSTKCRYYGKVVEFIDSILLDKPDSCNPVILNCLYGCGVIRMVLTTFEATSQLPFAINRAPASPMETDEGKQSDVEKADQLWTYGPSASYGKLLDHLVTSSYILSPFNKHLLTQPLVPGDIPFPRDAETFVKVLQSMVLKAVLPVWTHPRFHECNYEFITAIVNIFKHVFSGVEVKSVATNVGGRTGPPPNETTISTIVEMGFTRSRAEEALRQVGSNSVELAMEWLFSHPEEAQEDDELARALAMSLGNSATETKEEGTTEDTQNVGEELVQLPPVDELLLTCRMLLQMKETLAFPVRDLLVMICSHNDGQERPRVISFIIEQVKLCGNISDSGNQKMLSAFFHVLALILNEDSAARELASESGLVKVASDLLQLWINSDGQESPQVPKWVTSAFIAVDRLAQVDTKLNADVIELLKKNDTGNQTSIVIEEDEQNKLSLGTPLKYLDLLEQKRLIEIACGFFRKQLPSETMHAVLQLSSTLTRTHSVAISFLDAGGLHLLLSLPASSLFVGFDNVAAIIIRHILEDSQTLQQAMESEIRHSFITVANRQSRGRLTPRNFLSNLSSVLQRDPVAFIQAAKAVCQVEMVGERPYVVLIKDREKDKKEKEKDKTEEKEKQANDTKVSSGTQISAALGSGHGKLLDANCKNSKTHKKPPQSFVTVIDVLLDSVISFTPLEDESVSKVGLASTDMEIDVSASKGKGKAVASVSELNVASNQESSVSLAKVVFILKLLTEILLMYSSSVHILVRKDAEVGSYKGTPQKGVNACLSRGIFHHVLHKFLPYSKPQKKEKKIEVDWRQKLASKANHFLVASGVRSTEARKRIFTEISNVFNEFVDSYNGFRVPRPDIQALTDLLNDVMAARTPSGSYISAEASVTFIEAGLVHSLTRTLRVLDLDHTDSPKVVTGIVKVLESVSKEHVHAFESTSARGERLKPTDPNQQPRDENGASSQTADATVHANENLMPTDENELFHGVQNYGGSEAVTDDMEHDQDIDGSFAAAEDDYMQENTEGTQNLDDTVGIRFEIRSGVQGNLDEDDEDEDEMSGDEGDEVDDDDDDDADDDHDDIEEDEAHHLPHPDTDQDDHEIDEDEFDEEVMEEDEDEEDDEDGVIVRLGEGMNGVNVFDHIEVFGRESIANETFHVMPVEIFGSRHRTTSIYNLLGRSGDTNIPSQHPLLVEPHSSLTAGPPRLSENDRDAYSDRNAEGSLSRLDSIFRSLRNGRQGHRFNLLSNEGQLSGGSSSAVIPQGLEEVLVSSLRCPSAGKTPNNTTAVESQNKNEESPSSEFAERTAENQGNAGGNNAPPSSTTLDSTRSTDNVPATNDPNRGTETSSRQQSQSVEAQYDHTDVLRDVGAVSQESSGSGATLDESLRSLDVEIGSADGHDDGGDRQIGGDARLRRAAPLFSNNASIGGGDASLHSVTEVSEDPIRENDQTGPSEEEQHNQDAESIDPAFLDALPEELRTEVLSAQPSEATQVQNPEPQNNGDIDPEFLAALPPDIREEVLAQQRAQRVHQAQELEGQPVEMDTVSIIATFPSDIREEVLLTSSDAVLANLTPALVAEANMLRERFARRYNQTLFGLYPRNRRGESSRRGDGLDRVGGALSRRSVGVKPVEADGSPLVDTEGLKALIRLLRVIQPLYKSQQRLLLNLCAHADTRNDLLKILLDLLMLDKKKYLTDLSAVEPPYRLYACQSHVMYSRPQYVNGVPPLVSRRALETLTYLARNHPMVAKLLLEFRLPQFKESSGSDDERGKAVMLLDEPKEGQASFTLLLSLLNQSLYLRSVAHLEQLLNLLDVVIDYGERKSNPCNEAGSSASEQPSDPQASTPVEMNVESSTASGEVNSLMQATSSEGDNKQTAESVLNNLPNPELQLLCSLLAREGLSDNAYTLVADVLKKLVAVAPIHCHLFVSELAGSVQSLTHSAIEELRIFGDVEKALLSTTTHGAPVLRVLQALSSLVVLLLDKDKKHQTIPDTEHNTTISLVWDINTALEPLWQELSSCIGKIENYSDVAPDLSPSAVKPSNSVPPLPAGTQNVLPYIESFFVACEKLHPGQSGAGNDFGVASASDVDEAGASASQQKSVETSMKGDEKHVAFLRFSEKHRKLLNAFIRQNPGLLEKSFSLMLKVPRFIDFDNKRAHFRSKIKHQHDHHHSPLRISVRRAYILEDSYNQLRMRSAQDLKGRLTVHFQGEEGIDAGGLTREWYQLLSRVIFDKGALLFTTVGNESTFQPNPNSVYQTEHLSYFKFIGRVVGKALFDGQLLDVHFTRSFYKHILGVKVTYHDIEAIDPDYFKNLKWMLENDISDIPDLTFSIDADEEKLILYERTQVTDYELIAGGRNIRVTEENKHQYVDLVAEHRLTTAIRPQINAFMEGFNELIPRDLISIFHDKELELLISGLPDIDLDDLRANTEYSGYSAASPAIQWFWEVVQAFSKEDKARLLQFVTGTSKVPLEGFSSLQGISGSQKFQIHKAYGSQDHLPSAHTCFNQLDLPEYPSKQHLEERLLFAIHEGNEGFGFG